gtgccgtccacaaatgggtactcatttcgtatTCTTGAGAGAAGCCGCTGCAGCATAAGCCGCCATAACTTGATTGAAATATGAGTTATCAAGGCAGAGTAGGTGGTGGGAGGAGGATAAGGATTTAGAAGGTGCAATTGTTTAAATGAGAGTGGTTGCACAAAGTCACCATTTTTTAATGCTTTAAGGGCCCGTTTGGTTTTGTGTATGAGATTAGGCAGGATAATTTTTATCAGGATAAATAGCGTGGAGTTGCTGGTATTACTAATACAGATTGTGCGTTTGATATTGTGTCTAATTACTCCCAATTTTTGTTTGGTACTCATATTAGCATGTTGGATTAAcctaaaaaatgacaaaattgtcCTCAGCAAATTTAAGAAATTCCAGCGTGTCCTCTGGAGTAATTCGATCCCACCCCATTATCACTCTCAATACCCCATTTCAGAAAATAACTCCCGCCCACCAGGAAGAGGAACAGACGCCCTCCATTGAAGCATACGACGCTCTCTATTTTTGAAGTTCAGCAGCCTCCTTCCATCGACGAAAATCGCGGCATTTTCGAACAGCATCAACATGAGTCAAGCAACACTAGGTTTGGCATTATtttcgttcatttttttttctcttttcatttaCAATCGAAAGCTATACCATGAAATAAGTCATTTGCCATAAGCTTTTACATCTGcactttccttttatttttagaTGATTGATATCAATATTTCGAATACATATGAGATGTTAGATGTTAATCCCATGTAAAAGCAACATGTTCTACAATGTTAGAAATGCGAGAGGATTGTAGAATACGCTGAATCGTATTCTTGAGAGAAGCCGCTGCACCATAAGCAGCCATAACTTGATTGAAATATGAgtttgtggtggtggtggtggtggtggtggtggtagaAGGTGAAGAAATTGGCAACGGCGGTAGGCACCCGTATAAgacaaaaatttattaaaataaatagaaagtCATGCAATTTTGGTGACCGGCAAGTCATGCCTTTCTCCATTTTATCTTGAAGTGCCATGTGTCAACATTTGATTGGTgggttaaattttatttaaataaatttttacaataattttttttattaaaagtatattaaaattatattaaaatttatattattttcagCTCTATAAATAGAACCTAATTATATATTCACACACAAACCAAATCTCactattttttctcaatttaagTTTCATGTATTGTATTTGATAtactagtatttaatttcaattatgtgtttaattcttgtaatcttcatttgtgattgagttaaatatcaattataatatatgataatgtttaattattatatgattacaatttttttaaatatttattttattttattaaatataataaataaatatttaattttaatgtttaattattatatttcctttttcgtccgtccacgaaatgagtactcatttccctttttggcaagtgtaccccacacatctctttaattaatacactcaaaaagtgggaacCTTAAACTATTTatactacactccatacatttcttaaaacccgtgccgtccacaaatgggtactcatttcgtatTCTTGAGAGAAGCCGCTGCAGCATAAGCCGCCTTGATTGAAATATGAGTTATCAAGGCAGAGTAGGTGGTGGGAGGAGGATAAGGATTTAGAAGGTGCAATTGTTTAAATGAGAGTGGTTTGCACAAAGTCACCATTAACGCTATAAGTCAGCtgctatattatttttaaattgtatttttGATCCAGACAGATGCCTCGACATTGTTGAGGCCATGTGCACATCACAGATTAAAGATAACATATGTATCCTAAGTTACAATATTTGTGTAATAGaaaggggtgtaatcgaaccgaaccgaatagcggtgtgctcaagtttagtttatttagtatcgaatcgaatcccgaattttatttatcaaatagtttgaggctcacgagcctatacgaactttatgaatttatatttatattcaaaatattgattattttattttaaaaataaattattttattcaaaatactaaatatattaattattttcttataacaaacaaaattaattaaagatttaATACAAGGGAAAAGATTTTTGGACACCAGGTGTCTACCTTcataaaaaattgatttttacttaatatttaatttgaccgattttttattatttagtaatttgtctaaaatatcatttccaaaaatatattcaatcgattttgttattattttcgatttttatatttttttttcaagttcactaatttatttattttttatataaaaaatatataaaaatcgaaaataataacaaaatcagttgaatttatttttagaaataatattttatacaaatcactaaataacaaaaaatcgatcaaattaaatactaagcaaaaatcgatttttttatGGAAGTGTCTAAGACACCTGGTGTCCAAAAATCACCCCCCTACGTACAATTATTATtcattttagtggataaatataagttgtacgtacaattattattcattttagtggataaatataagttgtatctactaataatttatactccctccgtccaccaaaaatatgccacaattttctttttcgtccgtccacaaaaaatatgccacatccatttttagtagtagggtccacacaactccactcacatttaaagtgggacccttatccactaccaactttactcacattttattaaaacccgtgccgaaagtaaagtgacatatttttggtggacggagggagtatttttcaagctgaatcacttgacgaacatattcacgagctaacgagccgaatactactaagctcaagtttgatttgtttatttattgagcttctctaaacgaacttgaacgagcttttttcgagccgagctctgAATAGTTCGCGAGCAACTTGGTTTGTTTACGGCCCTAAGAATTATGCACCATTTTCAACTTCTATTCGTTTAAAATCTTCAAAAATACCATAATTCACAAAGATGCACGAATTAATGAAAAAACACATTGATATATCTTCATCGCAAAACATAAAGAATACAAGTGAAACGCATGGAATACTAAGCCAtgattttttcttcaaaaaggaGAAAACAAGAGTTCCAATCCATCTATCTTCCCAGTTTAACTCTCTTTGCACCAACAACCTCTCTAACACAACCCATCCTTTTTCGAGACGACGACAACATATTAACATCATGCTGATAGGCACAATTGGCCCCATTCCTGCACCCCCTGGGGGTATTAAAATACATACAAGCTCTTGATTTCAACACCTCTCTAGATTTTGCATATTCTTGAGTAGTTGCTCCCATCACCCTTTTCGATTTACCGCACGATTGTCTCGGGGGCCCACCCCCGCTTGCTCCGTGCTGCTGAATCAGGCTCTTGTAATAGCTTATGTCCTTCGCCATACATGGCAGGGGTTGTGCTGAGCTCACATCGGGAGGGCAACACGTCGAGAGTTCCGGCTTGGTAATTTGAGGAGCAGAGAGCAATGCCCCTCCTGCATTCGTCTCCGCAGTTGGAACGTGCTGCGTGCTGATGCTGGGCGGTGTTTCCTGTGCAGCGTGGCCGGTGGTGAGCAGCTGCTGAACCAGGTTCGGGCTGGTGAGGATTCTGATAAGCAAGTCGGTATCAATTAGGTTTCTTCGATCTACGTTTGACCGGACTGCTGCCAAGGCGGCTTGTGCAATATCACTGCATTGAGAGGAAACAGCTGGCTGTGGGATCATCGGGTTACTATCTGCAACTGCAAGAGCAGCATCAGCATCTTCAATTGGAGTGAGGGGAATCAGAGGAATGCAGTGGTCGCCACCAGTTGATTCTTGCGGATTCACAGGCAGACGAGGGCTGGATGGGGATAACAAACGCGGTTAGATCAAACAGAAGCAGAGAAAACACATAGAATTAACCTATTCAGAGAGAGGAAAGAGCTATGCAGCATCTTACTTGGGAGGAATTGCTGAGGGCTGGGGATAAATTGCTTCGAGCACTCTCCTCTCGCGTTGATTCTCACACTCAACCTCTTTGCTCTCTTCCCCAGAGACCACTTGCCACTCCCTATTCACTTCAAACTGGAATACAACAAGAGACATACATTCATTCAAGCCCTTTCATCATGTATACATCAAGTTTATCTGTTATATTCATCTCATTCAAAGCAGATATTTTTCTCACATTCTGTGTTTATCTCATTAAGCATAAATAGAAATGATCAAGCACAACATAGGGGAGCATTGGACACATGAAACTTTCTAGTAAACTATAGTAATGATCAAGCATAGATACATGAAATTGCATATTGACAAGAAATGAAAATGGAGTTACTCTTGGAGGGCATCTCCATTTGCTGAAGGTTTTCTGAGGCAACTTGAGAATTTTAGGCTTCATATCTTCAAAGCCTGGTGGCAAGCTCTCATCAGCTTCATAACCACCCGA
The genomic region above belongs to Salvia miltiorrhiza cultivar Shanhuang (shh) chromosome 5, IMPLAD_Smil_shh, whole genome shotgun sequence and contains:
- the LOC131026639 gene encoding zinc finger CCCH domain-containing protein 6-like isoform X2 — translated: MGGSRKSKRITWAAEVNLCQVRLFSSANPPSEVGMASRSGGYEADESLPPGFEDMKPKILKLPQKTFSKWRCPPRFEVNREWQVVSGEESKEVECENQRERRVLEAIYPQPSAIPPNPRLPVNPQESTGGDHCIPLIPLTPIEDADAALAVADSNPMIPQPAVSSQCSDIAQAALAAVRSNVDRRNLIDTDLLIRILTSPNLVQQLLTTGHAAQETPPSISTQHVPTAETNAGGALLSAPQITKPELSTCCPPDVSSAQPLPCMAKDISYYKSLIQQHGASGGGPPRQSCGKSKRVMGATTQEYAKSREVLKSRACMYFNTPRGCRNGANCAYQHDVNMLSSSRKRMGCVREVVGAKRVKLGR